Proteins from a genomic interval of Stenotrophomonas sp. WZN-1:
- a CDS encoding OmpA family protein — translation MNKKILTAALLGGLAFAQAASAQEFDDRWYLTGSAGFNFQDSDRLTNDAPFVTLGLGKFISPNWSLDGELNYQNPNFDSNQDLNWSQYGVSLDLRRHFIKEGRGWNPYIVGGLGYQKSEEEYAALDNNGPRQRKDGNVAAKLGVGLQTTFEKRVAVRAEVAYRADFDDQSIAARDESWFGDVLASVGVVIPLGPAPVAAAPAPAPVAPSCADLDDDGDGVNNCDDKCPNSQPGQTIGPDGCPVPVSIDLKGVNFDFDKSNLRPDAVAILSEATEILKRYPDLRVEVAGHTDSKGTDAYNQKLSERRATAVYNYLTKNGVDAGRLVGPIGYGESRPIAPNTNPDGSDNPEGRAKNRRTELNVQN, via the coding sequence ATGAACAAGAAGATCCTTACTGCCGCGCTGCTGGGCGGCCTGGCTTTCGCCCAGGCAGCTTCGGCGCAGGAGTTCGATGACCGCTGGTACCTGACCGGTTCGGCCGGCTTCAACTTCCAGGACAGCGACCGTCTGACCAATGACGCTCCGTTCGTGACCCTGGGCCTGGGTAAGTTCATCAGCCCGAACTGGTCGCTGGACGGTGAGCTGAACTACCAGAACCCGAACTTCGACAGCAACCAGGACCTGAACTGGTCGCAGTACGGCGTCTCGCTGGACCTGCGTCGCCACTTCATCAAGGAAGGCCGCGGCTGGAACCCGTACATCGTCGGTGGCCTGGGCTACCAGAAGTCGGAAGAAGAGTACGCTGCCCTGGACAACAACGGTCCGCGCCAGCGCAAGGACGGCAACGTCGCCGCCAAGCTGGGCGTCGGCCTGCAGACCACCTTCGAGAAGCGTGTTGCTGTCCGCGCCGAAGTGGCCTACCGCGCTGACTTCGACGACCAGAGCATCGCCGCACGTGACGAGAGCTGGTTCGGCGACGTGCTGGCTTCGGTCGGCGTCGTGATCCCGCTGGGCCCGGCTCCGGTCGCGGCTGCTCCGGCTCCGGCTCCGGTTGCCCCGAGCTGCGCCGACCTGGACGACGACGGTGACGGCGTCAACAACTGCGACGACAAGTGCCCGAACTCGCAGCCGGGTCAGACCATCGGTCCGGACGGTTGCCCGGTTCCGGTCTCCATCGACCTGAAGGGCGTCAACTTCGACTTCGACAAGTCGAACCTGCGTCCGGACGCCGTGGCGATCCTGAGCGAAGCCACCGAGATCCTGAAGCGTTACCCGGATCTGCGCGTTGAAGTTGCCGGTCACACCGACTCGAAGGGTACCGACGCTTACAACCAGAAGCTGTCGGAGCGTCGCGCCACCGCCGTGTACAACTACCTGACCAAGAACGGCGTTGACGCCGGTCGCCTGGTCGGCCCGATCGGCTACGGCGAGAGCCGTCCGATTGCTCCGAACACCAACCCGGATGGTTCGGACAACCCGGAAGGTCGCGCCAAGAACCGTCGTACCGAGCTGAACGTCCAGAACTAA
- a CDS encoding pseudouridine synthase, with protein MRTRRPPAAPAARSHAPRGRAVPNVSSGVRHGLARVLSKAGVCSRSEAARWIAEGRVRVSGRIVRDPEFPIGQPAPPIEVDGQPMDAPQRLYLMLNKPRGVVTTAQDERGRDTVYRCFDGAGLPWIAPVGRLDKASEGLLLFSNDPQWAARLTDPETGPQKTYHVQVDRLPDEDTLAALRAGIEDEGEFLVAQAVRVLRSGDKTAWLEVVLDEGRNRHIRRLLAAFDLQVLRLVRVAIGGLLLGDLGKGQWRVLEVSDQQRLGAAAPG; from the coding sequence TTGCGCACGCGCCGCCCACCTGCCGCCCCCGCCGCCCGCTCCCACGCACCGCGTGGGCGTGCGGTTCCGAATGTCTCCAGTGGCGTGCGCCATGGCTTGGCGCGCGTGCTTTCCAAGGCCGGCGTGTGCTCGCGCAGCGAGGCCGCGCGCTGGATCGCCGAGGGCCGCGTGCGCGTGTCCGGCCGCATCGTCCGTGATCCTGAATTCCCGATTGGACAGCCTGCGCCACCGATCGAAGTCGATGGCCAGCCGATGGATGCGCCGCAGCGTCTGTACCTGATGCTCAACAAGCCGCGCGGCGTGGTGACCACGGCGCAGGACGAGCGTGGCCGCGACACCGTGTATCGCTGCTTTGATGGTGCCGGCCTGCCGTGGATCGCGCCGGTTGGACGCCTGGACAAGGCCAGCGAAGGGCTGTTGTTGTTCAGCAACGATCCGCAGTGGGCGGCACGCCTGACCGATCCAGAGACCGGCCCGCAGAAGACCTATCACGTGCAGGTGGATCGTCTTCCCGATGAGGACACCCTGGCCGCGCTGCGCGCCGGTATCGAAGACGAGGGCGAGTTCCTCGTCGCCCAGGCCGTGCGCGTGCTGCGCAGTGGCGACAAGACCGCATGGCTGGAGGTGGTCCTCGACGAGGGCCGCAACCGCCATATCCGCCGCCTGTTGGCGGCCTTCGACCTGCAGGTGCTGCGCCTGGTCCGGGTCGCGATCGGTGGGCTGCTGCTCGGCGATCTCGGCAAGGGGCAATGGCGGGTGCTGGAGGTCAGCGACCAGCAGCGGCTGGGGGCCGCTGCACCGGGCTGA
- the kbl gene encoding glycine C-acetyltransferase, whose translation MTDASSALTRHYAEELDAIRAQGLFKSERIITSPQSAEITLDDGRKVLNFCANNYLGLADHPDLIQAAKDALDTHGFGMASVRFICGTQDLHKQLEKQIADFFGKQDTILYAACFDANGGLFEPLLGENDAIISDALNHASIIDGVRLCKAKRFRYANCDMADLEAQLQAADAAGCKTKLITTDGVFSMDGFIAPLDEITALAKKYNALVHIDECHATGFLGATGRGSAEVKGVLEKIDIITGTLGKAMGGALGGFTCASAEVIELLRQRSRPYLFSNSLPPHVVAAGIKAFEMLAAADDLRSTLAENTAYFREKMTAAGFDVKPGVHPISPVMLYDAPLAQKFAERLLEEGIYAIGFFFPVVPKGQARIRTQISAAHSREHLDRAIDAFTRIGVELGVIKG comes from the coding sequence ATGACCGACGCCTCCTCCGCCCTGACCCGCCACTACGCCGAGGAACTGGACGCCATCCGCGCCCAGGGCCTGTTCAAGTCCGAGCGGATCATCACCAGCCCGCAGTCGGCCGAGATCACCCTCGACGACGGCCGCAAGGTGCTGAACTTCTGTGCCAACAACTACCTGGGCCTGGCCGACCATCCGGACCTGATCCAGGCCGCCAAGGACGCACTGGATACCCACGGCTTCGGCATGGCGTCGGTGCGCTTCATCTGCGGCACCCAGGACCTGCACAAGCAGCTGGAGAAGCAGATCGCCGACTTCTTCGGCAAGCAGGACACCATCCTGTACGCGGCCTGCTTCGACGCCAACGGCGGCCTGTTCGAGCCGCTGCTCGGCGAGAACGACGCGATCATTTCCGATGCGCTGAACCACGCATCGATCATCGACGGCGTGCGCCTGTGCAAGGCCAAGCGCTTCCGCTACGCCAACTGCGACATGGCCGACCTGGAAGCGCAGCTGCAGGCCGCTGATGCCGCCGGCTGCAAGACCAAGCTGATCACCACCGACGGCGTGTTCTCGATGGACGGCTTCATCGCGCCGCTGGACGAAATCACTGCGCTGGCGAAGAAGTACAACGCACTGGTGCACATCGACGAATGTCACGCCACCGGCTTCCTTGGCGCCACCGGCCGTGGTTCGGCCGAGGTCAAGGGCGTGCTGGAGAAGATCGACATCATCACCGGCACCTTGGGCAAGGCCATGGGCGGCGCCCTGGGCGGCTTCACCTGCGCCAGCGCCGAGGTGATCGAACTGCTGCGCCAGCGCTCGCGCCCGTACCTGTTCTCCAACTCGCTGCCGCCGCATGTGGTGGCCGCCGGCATCAAGGCGTTCGAAATGCTGGCTGCCGCCGACGACCTGCGCAGCACCCTGGCCGAGAACACCGCCTACTTCCGCGAGAAGATGACCGCCGCCGGTTTCGACGTGAAGCCGGGCGTGCATCCGATCAGCCCGGTAATGCTGTATGACGCACCGCTGGCGCAGAAGTTCGCCGAGCGCCTGCTGGAAGAAGGCATCTACGCGATCGGCTTCTTCTTCCCGGTGGTGCCCAAGGGCCAGGCCCGCATCCGTACCCAGATCAGCGCCGCGCACAGCCGCGAGCACCTGGACCGCGCGATCGATGCCTTCACCCGCATCGGCGTCGAGCTGGGCGTGATCAAGGGTTGA
- a CDS encoding TorF family putative porin, with translation MKHARACLAIAAALTLAAPFAASAQENESPYSWNVTAVSDYLFRGVSQSDEKPTLQAGFTYTSPVGLYAGVWGSGVDFGPGDPNTEIDYQIGYGVDVTSRVNVDVLLNRYTYIGASSQNYNELVTTTTLDETYKLTVAYTNDQWNSGTDGWYYGVGGEWGLPQDFTLNANVGRSSFEKGLAKDYTDWNVGVSRQFGLFNVGLGYYGTDSNGRENSGKLAHSRVLLTVAIGK, from the coding sequence ATGAAGCACGCCCGTGCCTGCCTCGCCATTGCCGCTGCCCTGACCCTGGCCGCCCCGTTCGCCGCCAGCGCGCAGGAGAACGAATCGCCGTACAGCTGGAATGTCACCGCCGTTTCCGACTACCTGTTCCGTGGCGTGTCGCAGAGCGACGAGAAGCCGACCCTGCAGGCGGGCTTCACCTACACCTCGCCGGTGGGCCTGTATGCCGGTGTCTGGGGTTCGGGCGTGGACTTTGGTCCGGGTGACCCGAACACCGAGATCGACTACCAGATCGGCTACGGCGTGGACGTCACTTCGCGCGTCAACGTCGACGTGCTGCTGAACCGCTACACCTACATCGGTGCCAGCAGCCAGAACTACAACGAGCTGGTCACCACCACCACGCTGGATGAGACCTACAAGCTGACCGTGGCCTACACCAACGACCAGTGGAACAGCGGCACCGATGGCTGGTACTACGGTGTCGGCGGCGAGTGGGGCCTGCCGCAGGACTTCACGCTGAACGCGAACGTTGGGCGCAGCAGCTTCGAGAAGGGCCTGGCCAAGGACTACACCGACTGGAACGTCGGCGTCAGCCGCCAGTTCGGCCTGTTCAACGTCGGCCTGGGCTACTACGGTACCGACAGCAACGGCCGCGAGAACTCGGGCAAGCTGGCGCACAGCCGCGTGCTGCTGACCGTGGCCATCGGCAAGTAA
- the tdh gene encoding L-threonine 3-dehydrogenase, whose amino-acid sequence MKALVKREAAKGIWLEEVPVPTPGPNEVLIKLEKTAICGTDLHIYLWDEWSQRTIKPGLTIGHEFVGRIAALGSAVTGYEIGQRVSAEGHIVCGHCRNCRGGRPHLCPNTVGIGVNVNGAFAEYMVMPASNLWPIPDQIPSELAAFFDPYGNAAHCALEFDVIGEDVLITGAGPIGIIAAGICKHIGARNVVVTDVNDFRLKLAADMGATRVVNVANQSLKDVMKELHMEGFDVGLEMSGNPRAFNDMLDCMYHGGKIAMLGIMPKGAGCDWDKIIFKGLTVQGIYGRKMYETWYKMTQLVLSGFPLGKVMTHQLPIDEFQKGFDLMEEGKAGKVVLSWN is encoded by the coding sequence ATGAAGGCCCTGGTCAAGCGCGAAGCGGCCAAGGGCATCTGGCTGGAAGAAGTTCCGGTTCCGACCCCGGGCCCGAACGAGGTCCTGATCAAGCTGGAAAAGACCGCGATCTGCGGCACCGACCTGCACATCTACCTGTGGGACGAGTGGAGCCAGCGCACCATCAAGCCGGGCCTGACCATCGGCCATGAGTTCGTCGGCCGCATCGCCGCACTCGGCTCGGCGGTGACCGGCTATGAGATCGGCCAGCGCGTCTCGGCCGAAGGCCACATCGTCTGCGGCCACTGCCGCAACTGCCGTGGCGGCCGCCCCCACCTGTGCCCGAACACTGTCGGCATCGGCGTCAACGTCAACGGCGCCTTCGCCGAATACATGGTGATGCCGGCCAGCAACCTGTGGCCGATCCCGGACCAGATCCCGTCGGAACTGGCCGCGTTCTTCGACCCGTACGGCAACGCTGCGCACTGCGCACTGGAATTCGACGTGATCGGCGAAGACGTGCTGATCACCGGCGCGGGCCCGATCGGCATCATCGCCGCCGGCATCTGCAAGCACATCGGTGCGCGCAACGTGGTGGTGACCGACGTCAACGACTTCCGCCTGAAGCTGGCGGCCGACATGGGCGCGACGCGCGTGGTCAACGTCGCCAACCAGTCGCTGAAGGACGTGATGAAGGAACTGCACATGGAGGGCTTCGACGTGGGCCTGGAAATGAGCGGCAATCCGCGCGCGTTCAACGACATGCTCGACTGCATGTACCACGGCGGCAAGATTGCCATGCTCGGCATCATGCCCAAGGGCGCTGGCTGCGACTGGGACAAGATCATCTTCAAGGGCCTGACCGTGCAGGGCATCTACGGCCGCAAGATGTACGAGACCTGGTACAAGATGACCCAGCTGGTGCTGTCCGGCTTCCCGCTCGGCAAGGTGATGACCCACCAGCTGCCGATCGACGAGTTCCAGAAGGGCTTCGACCTGATGGAAGAAGGCAAGGCCGGCAAGGTGGTATTGAGCTGGAATTGA
- a CDS encoding S46 family peptidase, protein MRSNLLAFSIVASLGLAQIAHAAEGMWVPQQLPEIAGPLQKAGLKLSPEQLSNLTGDPMGAVVALGGCTASFVSPQGLVVTNHHCAYGAIQLNSTAEKNLIKDGFNAPKHSDELSAGPNARVYVLDQITDVTAQAKAAIAAAGNDPLARSRALDAFDKAQVAACEAEEGFRCRLYTFSGGNTYRLFRNMEIKDVRLVYAPPGSVGKYGGDVDNWMWPRHTGDFSFYRAYVGKDGKPAAFSADNVPYQPKHFLKFTDQPLGAGDFVMVAGYPGRTNRYALAGEFNETASWTYPTIAKHYNAVLKMIDEAGKADADVKVKYAATAASMNNVAKNYAGQLEGFKRIDAAGQKQAEEAAVLAWLKKQGAAGKPALAAHAQLVKHLDTSKATRERDLFVGQFNNTSAVNAAIGLYRLSIERAKPDAEREVGYQQRDLPTLEGGLKQMDRRYVAKMDQQLQTYWLEQYVALPAAQRNNEVLNKWLGGSDANAVKALVSKLSGTELGSLDARLKWFKADRAAFEASTDPAIQYAVAIMPSLLKQEEQKKIREGESLTARPLYLQALADYKKSQGEFVYPDANLSLRITFGNVMGYEPKDGVAYTPFTTLEGIVAKDTGADPFDAPKALLDAVKAKRYGGLEDKRVGSVPVNFLSNLDITGGNSGSPVLDANGKLVGLAFDGNWESVSSNWVFDPVMTRMIAVDSRYMQWIMQEVAPAPQLLKELNLAK, encoded by the coding sequence ATGCGCTCGAACCTGCTTGCATTCTCCATCGTCGCCAGCCTCGGGCTGGCCCAGATCGCCCATGCCGCAGAAGGCATGTGGGTGCCGCAGCAGCTGCCGGAAATCGCCGGTCCGCTGCAGAAGGCTGGCCTGAAGCTGTCCCCGGAGCAGCTGTCCAATCTCACCGGCGACCCGATGGGTGCGGTCGTCGCCCTCGGCGGCTGCACCGCCAGCTTCGTGTCGCCGCAGGGCCTGGTGGTCACCAACCACCACTGCGCCTACGGCGCCATCCAGCTGAATTCGACCGCCGAGAAGAACCTGATCAAGGACGGCTTCAACGCGCCGAAGCACAGCGATGAACTGAGCGCCGGCCCGAACGCCCGCGTCTACGTGCTCGACCAGATCACCGACGTCACCGCCCAGGCCAAGGCCGCCATTGCCGCCGCCGGCAACGATCCGCTGGCCCGCAGCCGTGCGCTGGACGCCTTCGACAAGGCCCAGGTCGCCGCGTGTGAAGCCGAGGAAGGCTTCCGCTGCCGCCTGTACACCTTCTCCGGCGGCAACACCTACCGCCTGTTCCGCAACATGGAAATCAAGGACGTGCGCCTGGTCTATGCGCCCCCGGGCAGCGTCGGCAAGTACGGCGGCGACGTCGACAACTGGATGTGGCCGCGCCACACCGGCGACTTCTCGTTCTACCGCGCCTATGTCGGCAAGGACGGCAAGCCGGCCGCGTTCTCGGCCGACAACGTGCCGTACCAGCCCAAGCACTTCCTGAAGTTCACCGACCAGCCGCTGGGCGCCGGTGACTTCGTGATGGTGGCCGGCTATCCGGGCCGCACCAACCGTTACGCGCTGGCCGGTGAGTTCAACGAAACCGCCAGCTGGACCTACCCGACCATCGCCAAGCACTACAACGCAGTGCTGAAGATGATCGATGAGGCGGGCAAGGCCGATGCCGACGTCAAGGTGAAGTACGCCGCCACCGCGGCCAGCATGAACAACGTGGCCAAGAACTACGCCGGCCAGCTGGAAGGCTTCAAGCGCATCGACGCTGCTGGCCAGAAGCAGGCTGAAGAAGCCGCCGTGCTGGCCTGGCTGAAGAAGCAGGGCGCTGCCGGCAAGCCGGCCCTGGCGGCGCACGCGCAGCTGGTCAAGCACCTGGATACCAGCAAGGCAACCCGTGAGCGCGACCTGTTCGTCGGCCAGTTCAACAACACCTCGGCGGTGAACGCCGCCATCGGCCTGTACCGCCTGTCGATCGAGCGTGCCAAGCCGGACGCCGAGCGTGAGGTCGGCTACCAGCAGCGCGACCTGCCGACCCTGGAAGGCGGCCTGAAGCAGATGGATCGCCGCTATGTGGCGAAGATGGACCAGCAGCTGCAGACCTACTGGCTGGAGCAGTACGTCGCGCTGCCGGCCGCGCAGCGCAACAACGAGGTGCTGAACAAATGGCTGGGCGGTAGTGATGCCAACGCCGTCAAGGCGCTGGTGAGCAAGCTGTCGGGCACCGAGCTGGGCAGCCTGGATGCACGCCTGAAGTGGTTCAAGGCCGACCGCGCCGCGTTCGAAGCCAGCACCGACCCGGCCATCCAGTACGCGGTGGCGATCATGCCGTCGCTGCTGAAGCAGGAAGAGCAGAAGAAGATCCGCGAAGGCGAGTCGCTGACCGCACGTCCGCTGTACCTGCAGGCACTGGCTGACTACAAGAAGAGCCAGGGCGAGTTCGTGTACCCGGATGCGAACCTGTCGCTGCGCATCACCTTCGGCAACGTGATGGGCTATGAGCCCAAGGACGGCGTGGCCTACACCCCGTTCACCACGCTGGAAGGCATCGTCGCCAAGGACACCGGCGCCGATCCGTTCGATGCGCCCAAGGCCCTGCTGGACGCGGTCAAGGCCAAGCGTTACGGCGGCCTGGAAGACAAGCGCGTCGGCTCGGTGCCGGTGAACTTCCTGTCCAACCTGGACATCACCGGCGGCAACTCGGGTTCGCCGGTGCTCGATGCCAACGGCAAGCTGGTCGGCCTGGCCTTCGACGGCAACTGGGAATCGGTCAGCTCCAACTGGGTGTTCGACCCGGTGATGACCCGCATGATCGCCGTCGACAGCCGCTACATGCAGTGGATCATGCAGGAAGTGGCGCCGGCACCGCAGCTGCTGAAGGAACTGAACCTGGCCAAATAA
- a CDS encoding histidine phosphatase family protein, with product MRILLARHGETPWNAEGRYQGQIDIPLSPIGEAQAQALGARLASVDITRAVASPLSRAQRTAQLALGAARADMLLTEPELQEIAHGEWEGLLASEIHEKDPSRLQAWREEPDTVLMPGGESLRLVLERSWRGLARATEGLGEHDTLLVVAHDAVNRVILCRVLGLPISRLWTFRQAPTTLNLLEGADLDSLEVVRLNDCAHHTPFFGEAKHRAL from the coding sequence ATGCGCATCCTGCTTGCCCGCCACGGCGAAACGCCGTGGAACGCCGAAGGCCGCTACCAGGGCCAGATCGACATCCCGCTTTCGCCGATCGGTGAAGCCCAGGCCCAGGCCCTTGGCGCCCGCCTGGCCTCGGTCGACATCACCCGTGCCGTCGCCTCGCCGCTGTCGCGCGCGCAGCGCACCGCGCAGCTGGCGCTCGGCGCCGCCCGTGCCGACATGCTGCTGACCGAGCCGGAGCTGCAGGAAATCGCGCACGGTGAGTGGGAGGGCCTGCTCGCCAGCGAGATCCACGAGAAAGATCCGTCGCGCCTGCAGGCCTGGCGCGAGGAGCCGGATACCGTGCTGATGCCCGGCGGCGAATCGCTGCGCCTGGTGCTGGAGCGCAGCTGGCGTGGCCTGGCCCGTGCCACTGAAGGCCTTGGCGAGCACGACACCCTGCTGGTGGTGGCCCATGACGCGGTGAACCGCGTGATCCTGTGCAGGGTGCTGGGCCTGCCGATCTCCCGCCTGTGGACCTTCCGCCAGGCACCGACCACGCTCAACCTGCTCGAAGGCGCCGACCTGGACAGCCTGGAAGTGGTGCGCCTGAACGACTGCGCCCACCACACGCCGTTCTTCGGCGAAGCCAAGCACCGCGCTCTCTGA
- the folC gene encoding bifunctional tetrahydrofolate synthase/dihydrofolate synthase: MTNTPTTLADWLDYIERQHPASIDMGLERVRAVAMAMGLGTPAQRTIVVGGTNGKGSTVAFIEAIARAAGWKVGAYTSPHLLRYNERVRIDGQDVDDAALVAAFTAVEAARGGITLTYFEYGTLAALQLFADAGLDLAVLEVGLGGRLDAVNIIDADVAVITTVDIDHAEWLGEDREAIGTEKAGIIRGWKPVILGETDPPSSVLARAYLVGANAIRGGSDYFYEPIDAQRWRWRDVGLRMELPTPALAGPIQLANAGAAIAALRALDKPVPRAAWAAGIAAARIPGRLQAFERDGVQIRVDVGHNPQAAGQLARALKSEASSGRTLAVYAALQDKDAVGVVQALQDVVGEWTLAGLDGPRGQSAAQLQARLDGTAAAKAQQADTVEQALAQVLAQAGRGDRVLVFGSFHTAAAALQWLQGAA; the protein is encoded by the coding sequence GTGACGAACACCCCGACCACCCTGGCCGACTGGCTGGACTACATTGAACGCCAGCACCCGGCGAGCATCGACATGGGCCTGGAACGCGTGCGCGCCGTGGCCATGGCGATGGGCCTGGGGACGCCGGCCCAGCGCACCATCGTGGTCGGTGGCACCAACGGCAAGGGCTCGACCGTGGCCTTCATCGAGGCCATCGCGCGTGCTGCCGGCTGGAAGGTCGGCGCGTACACGTCGCCGCATCTGCTGCGCTACAACGAGCGCGTGCGCATCGACGGCCAGGACGTGGACGATGCCGCGCTGGTCGCTGCGTTCACTGCGGTCGAGGCCGCGCGTGGCGGGATCACGCTGACCTATTTCGAGTACGGCACGCTGGCCGCGCTGCAGCTGTTCGCCGACGCCGGGCTGGACCTGGCGGTACTGGAAGTGGGCCTGGGCGGTCGACTGGATGCGGTCAACATCATCGATGCCGACGTGGCGGTGATCACTACCGTGGACATCGACCATGCCGAATGGCTGGGCGAGGACCGCGAAGCGATCGGCACCGAGAAGGCCGGCATCATCCGTGGCTGGAAGCCGGTGATCCTGGGCGAGACCGATCCGCCGTCCAGCGTGCTGGCGCGTGCCTACCTGGTTGGTGCCAATGCGATCCGTGGCGGCAGCGACTATTTCTACGAGCCGATCGATGCCCAGCGCTGGCGCTGGCGCGACGTCGGCCTGCGCATGGAGCTGCCGACCCCGGCGCTGGCCGGCCCGATCCAGCTGGCCAATGCCGGTGCTGCCATCGCCGCCCTGCGCGCGCTGGACAAGCCGGTGCCGCGTGCGGCGTGGGCTGCCGGTATCGCGGCGGCGCGCATCCCTGGCCGCCTGCAGGCGTTCGAGCGTGACGGTGTGCAGATCCGCGTCGACGTCGGGCACAACCCGCAGGCGGCGGGCCAGCTGGCGCGCGCGCTGAAGTCCGAAGCGTCGTCCGGGCGCACCCTGGCGGTGTACGCGGCACTGCAGGACAAGGACGCAGTGGGCGTGGTGCAGGCGCTGCAGGACGTGGTCGGCGAGTGGACCCTGGCTGGCCTGGACGGCCCGCGCGGGCAGAGCGCTGCCCAGTTGCAGGCACGCCTGGACGGCACGGCGGCGGCCAAGGCCCAGCAGGCTGATACCGTCGAACAGGCGCTGGCACAGGTACTGGCCCAGGCCGGGCGCGGTGACCGCGTACTGGTGTTCGGCTCCTTCCATACCGCTGCTGCCGCGCTGCAATGGTTGCAGGGCGCCGCCTGA
- a CDS encoding SPOR domain-containing protein, whose translation MDTPLKQRLIGAIVLVALAVIFLPMLVKGPAPDSGVASVPIAAPDAPADGQFETRELPLVAPAGGATGLQTGQAKPLQEAAAPATPPTVDTSPAVAAGNYAVTFGAYGSKADADAVIAYLQRSQLPGFAETTTINGRQAWRVRVGPYADRAQAEAARLQAVKIRADVKAEVIALDAAAGSSAAVAATPAPTASAPAAATTPSATSNPVRSESLPPSTPTATTTRPEPPKPAPKPEAPKPEAKPEPKPEATASKPATAPATPAAPAASGVGFAVQLGAFGQANDANALRDKVRAAGFSAFVEQVRTEKGTLHRVRVGPVANRADAEQLKAQVAAKVGVAGMVRPHP comes from the coding sequence GTGGATACGCCTCTGAAACAGCGTCTGATTGGTGCCATCGTGCTGGTGGCGCTGGCCGTGATTTTCCTGCCGATGCTGGTCAAGGGACCTGCGCCGGACAGCGGTGTGGCCTCGGTGCCGATCGCCGCGCCGGATGCCCCGGCCGATGGCCAGTTCGAAACCCGTGAGCTGCCGCTGGTTGCTCCGGCCGGTGGCGCCACCGGCCTGCAGACCGGGCAGGCCAAGCCGCTGCAGGAGGCCGCCGCCCCGGCCACGCCGCCGACCGTGGACACGTCCCCGGCGGTTGCCGCCGGCAATTACGCCGTCACTTTTGGTGCGTACGGCAGCAAGGCCGACGCCGACGCGGTCATCGCCTACCTGCAGCGCTCGCAGCTGCCGGGCTTTGCCGAAACGACCACCATCAACGGGCGCCAGGCGTGGCGTGTGCGCGTCGGGCCGTATGCCGACCGTGCGCAGGCCGAGGCTGCCCGCCTGCAGGCGGTGAAGATCCGCGCCGATGTAAAGGCCGAAGTCATCGCCCTGGACGCGGCGGCAGGCAGCAGTGCGGCGGTCGCTGCCACGCCGGCGCCGACCGCCAGCGCCCCGGCCGCGGCCACCACGCCGTCGGCCACCAGCAACCCGGTGCGCAGCGAAAGCCTGCCGCCGAGCACGCCGACGGCGACGACCACCAGACCGGAGCCGCCCAAGCCGGCGCCGAAGCCCGAGGCTCCGAAGCCAGAAGCCAAGCCCGAGCCGAAGCCGGAGGCCACCGCCAGCAAGCCGGCGACGGCACCGGCCACGCCGGCCGCACCGGCGGCCAGTGGCGTCGGCTTCGCCGTGCAGCTGGGCGCGTTCGGCCAGGCCAACGATGCCAATGCGCTGCGCGACAAGGTCCGTGCCGCCGGCTTCAGTGCTTTCGTCGAGCAGGTGCGCACCGAAAAGGGCACCCTGCATCGCGTCCGCGTCGGGCCGGTGGCCAACCGGGCTGACGCCGAGCAGTTGAAGGCGCAGGTCGCCGCCAAGGTCGGCGTGGCCGGCATGGTCCGACCGCACCCATGA
- a CDS encoding CvpA family protein, with product MIDVVLLIVIAASTLLGMLRGFVGIVIGTLSWLLAAWAAFAFGNDAARWWAAPAAPGGEHFVGGYLGVGIGVMIVVAVIGMVIKAMIHRSMLTSLDRLLGGVLGAVRGGLIAAILVLLAGFTPLTAEPSWKRSAVRPVLNPAVAWMNGKLPHWQVPGADLLPKTLPTDMLSPSALMELGKNAGADLGKPGMAGDNGILNQVVAGGGWLRPAKAEQGDAYDPAEVRPDAPALPDSIEPGDPANVDRRRGDHRGQVRPPFL from the coding sequence ATGATCGACGTGGTGCTGCTGATCGTGATCGCCGCCTCGACCCTGCTCGGGATGCTGCGTGGCTTCGTTGGAATCGTCATCGGCACGCTGTCGTGGCTGCTGGCTGCGTGGGCGGCCTTCGCCTTCGGCAACGATGCGGCACGCTGGTGGGCGGCCCCGGCCGCGCCCGGCGGCGAGCACTTCGTCGGCGGCTACCTGGGCGTCGGCATTGGCGTGATGATCGTGGTCGCGGTGATCGGCATGGTCATCAAGGCGATGATCCACCGCAGCATGCTGACCAGCCTGGACCGGTTGCTGGGCGGCGTGCTGGGAGCCGTGCGTGGCGGCCTGATCGCGGCGATCCTGGTGCTGCTGGCCGGCTTCACACCGCTGACCGCCGAACCCTCCTGGAAGCGCTCGGCGGTCCGCCCGGTGCTGAACCCGGCCGTGGCCTGGATGAACGGGAAGCTGCCGCACTGGCAGGTGCCCGGCGCCGATCTGCTGCCCAAGACCTTGCCGACCGACATGCTGTCCCCATCTGCATTGATGGAGCTGGGAAAGAACGCAGGCGCCGATTTGGGAAAGCCGGGCATGGCAGGCGATAATGGCATCCTCAACCAGGTAGTGGCGGGCGGCGGATGGCTGCGGCCCGCGAAAGCGGAACAGGGCGACGCATACGATCCGGCCGAAGTGCGCCCGGACGCCCCAGCACTGCCGGACAGTATCGAGCCGGGCGATCCGGCCAATGTCGACCGCAGGCGCGGCGACCACCGCGGCCAGGTACGGCCACCTTTCTTGTAA